One Argentina anserina chromosome 6, drPotAnse1.1, whole genome shotgun sequence genomic window, CAGTTGTGGATAATAGAAATCCCTAAAGCTCAGATAAAACTAGATGAAATTCTAGAACGTTGAACATTGGCTTCAATCTCACATAGGTGGAAAAATAGGATACAGACATCAGGAATAGTACTAGAACGGACCAACTACAGAAGAAGATTGATAAttgcaggaaaaaaaaagatagcgGGATGGTAATTTTCGGGTCGGTCTAAAAAAGGTAAACACCATGTTCTTAAACTCTTTCCAATTTTCCATATACATGTAAAGGTACAGGTTTTCTATCACAATATTGCAGCTTCatcaaaacaaacacaagAGTTACATGGTGTCATTTTTTCATGAATTTCATTACTGTTGTGTGCAGAAAGCATTGGCCAAAACAGCTTgtataaaagaaacacaacaaCGGCTGCCAACTATAAGCCTATAACATAAAATTAATTTGTGTTTTCCAGCAGGACCGTATGCTCTATTACATCTCTATATCATCCAGGTCTGGTAGAGGGAAACGAAGAACTGCAGCAATGCCAGTTATTTGTGCCAGTTCTGTCGAATTAAGAAGAGAATTAGAAAGTGGTTTGAGAAAAATCATTAGATTAAAGTGTCAGAATGCAAATACTCACGTTCTCCTGAAACGTGCATAGAAGAAAATATGTGAACATTGCCACCTGAATCCTTCACTGAGTTCACCAAATTGACATACTTTTGCCTCGTCACAACATCAGCATTCCTGTTCATCAACAAAATTCTTAATGTTACAGCTCTTCAAATACACACTTCAGCAATAACAAGAGCTATTTGGACAAGTCCCAATTTAACCAGTCTCAGTTAGTTGATAATGAATACGGTAAAGGAGGTAAAGAGGGCAGATCATCTTGTTAACTCATGAGTAGCATCACTGCTATGAACATGCAGGTGTGTGACCAAAATCGAAAAGCTCTACTGTATCCATGTATGAGTTGCCTAAAGTGTGCCTGTCTATTACTAAAGCAGTTATGTACATGGTGGTCAGGTTACTGAAGACTTGAAAGACAACCAAAGAAGTAGAATAGCATTTCACCGACAGAAAGCACAGGAAAAATTGTGTATAAATACTTAAATAGgtataagtttttcaaaatgTTGTAATCTTTTGGGTGCTTTCTCAGCTCCTAATTCCAAATAGCTTGTTCAACCATAATGTGGTCTATTGGATTTATAGTTCAAAGCCACTGAATATCTAATTTTAGTTTCAGGATCCTCCTCAAAGAGAGACAAATTACCCTTTTCCCAACCAATTTTCATCTTTCGATTTCAACAAACACGGTTTTTCCAAAAAGGATTGATTTCATGGCTTTGATTACTATACAAACAGGTTTACTCATCCttgtaataaaaataaatactaATATCTTATAGCACAACTTAGTAATGAGCCTCCCGAGAAGGCCAGGTACTAACCTGAATAGCTCATCTGTTATCAACAGGGTTTGCACGGCCATTTGTTCATGAGCAACTTCAACATGCTTTGGTCCGTAGCATGCACGATGTGGCTCCTGCCCAAGGACAACGATGATTTAGTTACCTGTTAAATgcagaaaaaaatataacaatACCAAGTATGCAAAAGTCTCagtatattttctttcattattgTTTCTTGGTAGAATATCAAATAATATTGAAGTCCAACACCCTCCAGTTAACCAAGTGTTTAAGAATGTTAAAAAGGACAGGCTAAAACGTCACATTATGAATACTTATAGTTCCAAGCCCCCAAAGCCTAACATTTAAATATTACAGAGATTTATATACTACAGAAACTAACATAGGCATAATATTGGATTTCTTTCCCCTTGATGGTTAATGTTTTCATCCTCAAGCTGTCTGTGTAATTATAAGCAACCTTCTTGTATCTTACCTACAGACAAACATATAATCCCTTTGCAAAAACTAGTGTAAAAGTGTCTGCTGGCCGAAGATAGTATGGTGGTGGGCTGAATCAAATTTTATCCTCTATAAGAGGTAGAACCCATAACTAATCACTATTCACTTAATGTGACTGTCTAGACAACCTTATCAGAACTAGCACTTCATTGTTCAATAATATGTCTTGTCAGTTGGCATTCAACTATAACCTCAAATAAAGCAAAATAATAGCATTTCAATTTAGAACCTGACATTTGAAAGCATACTGAAGAAATCTTGGAGAGCCCGGACCTGAAGACGAAAGGCCAATAAACAATGTTAGTGCAGGGTCTTGCTCCATAATTGCTTTAATGTAAGATAACGCAAGATTCACTTCTGGAGTTgagcttttttctttttcaaataaaAGAGAAGACAGATTTCCGTTCACTTTCTTTGTGTTACTAATGAATTGGAAACAAATTGCATACATTGACCAAGTATGGCATTGTTGTACCTCTTGTGCTGCTTTAGTATCTTTTATCATATTCATAACATTTGGAGCATCCAGAACCTCCCTCAAACTATGCCTGTGGTTGCAAGTGAATACACATTAAAAAGAATTTTGATATAATAGTGAAACTTAGGAGATAGGATGCCTATAGTACTGAGCAAATAAGTATCACATGCACTGGGAAAATGAAATAGCAGAgctttatttacatatattgCAAAGTTTTAAAAACTGTCATAAACCAAAGGAATAAAGCGTGACCATACTTGTAACCCGAGGTTGTATGCACAAGAATTATTCGTGACTTGTTCTCAATGATAGGCCTCAGCTGTTTTCTCTCTGCTTCCAACAATAAGTGACGATGAAACTGATCctgtagcacataagcacaacaTTAAAATGACATATGAATGATATGATTACTTAAAACCATTTAAATTCTTTGACAAGTTGCTAATTCTTGAAAGCTTTAAATGTAGCACTAATGAAGTCCACTTGTAAACATGAAGCTTCAGTGGGTAATCttattattcaataaaatgAGTGAGCTTTGCAGACTCATGTCCTACCTTTGTAAAACCTGGACTTGCAATCACAGCGCAGCGAACAACACTGAAATCAACATACTTCAAGAAAGCCTATAGCATATAGACAGATGTTAGATTAGATACGAACTATCTTTTGAAATCTCAGGGAGCTTCAGTATAGACTCAAACCAAAATCACCTGTAACACATTTTCAAAGAACTTGTTCAAGGCCtgttaaaagtaaaaaaaaaatatcagtaCTGCAATACTAGTCACATGGCTTTCCAGATACTTAAACTCATAGAAACTAAATTCTGAAGAAAAACGAAACATACTTTCTCATAACCTGCAACTGAAGGTCCATGCTTGCGAGGAATTGAAGTTTCTATTCGTGACCGAGTTGTTGTCATACTGATTCATTAAGTTCCAAGATTATAGTCTCAGCCTCAAAGGTCATTACAGCACAAtcaatattttgaacaattttttttcaaagatAATGGATATAGTCAAAGaacaaattttataaaaattaaacaatTACATAGAAATAGTAGTTGCTTTAGCATGCATTTTAATGGCATAATCAAGATTCATGTAGGCTTCAAAGTTCATCACTTTCAAGGAACATCAACTGATATCATATACAAAGTTCAAAAGAAGCCCCCAATGAAATCAGGCGTACCTTCTACCAACAAGGAGAATATGTGCTAATCCTTCTTGCATTATTACCACAGCTAGATCAGCACTCGCTGCAGGATCTGAGAATATAGAGAGAAGACCATCAGACATATGGTTGATGTTAAGTTCTTCCAACTTCATACTTTGGCACTCTAGATGACATTTGCAAGATTAAGCAATTAACCAAACGGCAAATTATGGGTTAGCGTAAATCCAAATTCTAAGAATCTTGTTTGGTTGTCTTATCCATACTATGTTATTCAAAACTCATTCCTTGGAGTAGGAGGCACCACTAGCCATAATATCACTGGCTATTTATTGTGTTGATATGAATCACATAGGTCTGGAAAACGGCAAAATTTGTCTGTCTCACTGGATGGCCTCAGCCCAGGAAGGTCCGCTAAACTACCGTAGGCTAGACTCATTTATGTACAGCATGCATTAGAACCAACTATGAAGAATAATAGATCCACACTAACACATTCCATAATTTTAAACAAATAAAAGTAAGAAAACAGCTAGAATGATAATATCTCAGTAATAACTTATGGAGATAAAATGGGGAAAAAAGAGGGCATACCACAGGCTTGATTGAGTACATGCAAGGCCAGTGAGTCCCACACATcctaaaaacatatataacacaGTATGCCACGAATCAGTACAAAAAAGTGGTTCATCTTTTGAAACCGTATCTGATCAGTACAATTGATAAGTAACTTCCATATAAAACAAGTGTTCAATATTGCACTCAAACAGCAGCTCTATATACCAAAAATAGAAGAATACGTGTCTGAGCAGATACATGTGTATGTACTCACATGTGTAAACAAATAATTAGCATATTTAGATGGAAGGGGTCAAGATTTCTCTAGTAGTTTGCGTAAGTCTTTACAAGTCTTCCTTGGTTTCCAGCTACTCATGATGATATTCAACCTAATGTTCAAAACCTACAGTCTATGACttagataagaaaagaatgatAACTCCTAGAATCCATTAACCACGGACACATTCTCCAGTAATCTTTTCTTCTCCTATCATCTTCAATGTGGTTTATATCAAAATTTGACATGATATACCATTCTAGCATGAATGATAGTAAGAACATGTGCTTCATCTGTAAGAAACCTCCATCTCCAACCTCTATTCACTGTTATGATAAACTTGAGCACAAATAGATAGATCTTGCATATATCAGAGACTTTTGTAGATGAAAACTGAATAACAAAAAGTTTTTGAATAAAAGGTTTTAACTGcataaagtaaaagaaaatgcaTGTAGAAGTTAATGAAAAGAAAGGCACACCTTTTTTAAGACAAAAGGTCGGTGAAGCTCCAGTTCCAGAGTATGGTATGCTCCTATCTGCAAAATAAACAACTCAGAAGTTTAACACTGCTATTTAATCTCATTTGAAGATGTAAAACAATGCCACATTTACCTTGACATGTTCATTCTCAAGGATATTCTTTCCACGTATACGCAAGACAGAGCCTACTTTATCATAATCAGGATCctaacagaaaaagaaaaaaaaaagagagagaaacaacCAAAAAAATCATCATAAGAAAAGACAGACGgcaagagaaaaaaatgacCTCGATCCAACTACTACTCTATACCTCCTCAACTTTAATTTCCAACTTGAGCTTGACCCGCTCTGCATCTCTCCCACCCGTAGCGGCTTCTCTTAAAACTTTCCTATTACAAGACATACACGACACCATCAAGAACTGCTATTCACATTTCCTAATGCATAAAGTGTACGATTCTGTAACCACCATAAGACTAGGACGCAGCTTAATGCAACCAAGACGCATCAAGTCTTATCCAAACACACCAACTAACAGTGATTGCAATTCAAACAATTCCAGCAGCAAACAACCAAATGCAAATGTACCACATACATTAACACTCTATCTCTCCAAATTCAACTACAAAATGAATTCAAATTTCGATACACAATGAATACCAAAGACCAGGACTTTACCTGACAGTGACAGCAATAACACTGTCTCCGCGAGCTATCAAGTTGTAAGCAAACCACAGATCATCGGAATCGACCGGAACCATCTGCAACACCGTAAAATTTCGAAGTTAGCCGGAAAAAAGCGCCTCGGAGGGACCCTATATTTGGTTAGAGGTAAATCGAATGAAAATAGAAAGAGGTGAGTACCTTAACTTTTCCAGCTCCTCCGGGAACGAAATCCCGGTGAACAATCTTCATGGTGTCTCtgtgaaattgaaattgaaatcgaAAGAGGGAAAAAGGTCGAGTCTTGAATGGAGGTGGAGCAAGTTGTAAAGCTTTCGGGGTGGCGGGTAAAACAGTCTTTCCGGTAGTGATATGAGCGAGTGTCTTTGTTTTTACTCTATATAATTACTTTTATAGCCTCCTAATTGAGTTTTCTTACAGTTGGAGGATTGGCCACCATGTAACAAGTTAAATGGAATTAGAAAATATGCAATAAGAGCATCAGCTTTTGTTGGCTGGGATTTCAGTTTATTAAGTAACTGAAGCTTTCAACTATCCCAGAAAAGAACGGAAAATTCAAGTAATAAACGCTGAGCAAAACAGTACAACAACCACAAGTGAACATCAAAATTATGGGCAAATGAAACTCTGCTGCTAAAGAAAGATGATAGACAATAGGTTCAGGTGTCTAAGGATGAACTAATCATATAGCGCGGTTGATCTCCAAGTTGATAAGAAGTATCACTCTATAATGACCTCCTCTTGAGTGCTCACGACTTCCTCTACTTCAACTTCTCTAGCCTCATACTCCTCCTCTTCATCACTCACTTCTCCATCCCTAAGCCTCTGCCTTTCCAGTTGTTCTTCTTCATACAACCGCTTCCACTCAGCGACCCACTTATCCCATTCTTCCTTCAACTCTCTCCTCTTTGCACGCTCCTGCTCGCTCAGTTGCTTTTCCACATCATTGTCCTCAAGCTCATACCTCTTGCTGTACTTCTTCAAGTTCTTTGCGATTTCCTCCTCTTGCTCAGGAGTCAGGAAGGATGCTGGCCTTGGACGCCACAAAAACTGTCATAGGCAACAAAAAGACAATTAAATAGGACTTCTTTATATTTCTTAACATGTTACAGATGCTAATCAAGACAGATAGATGCTCCAACTCCTCAAAATAGCATTACCTGTAAGAAATGATCCCTCAATACCCGATAAAGTAGCTTTCCATTGAATGTCCATATGATATACCCATTCTCCATCTCATGAACTGAAGTAACTGCAGTAGCAACGTATCTGCAGATGGAAAGTTAACACCATCAGACACAACTCACACAAGTCGTATAAGATAACTTCTGTGCAATACTCAAAACAAACCAAATAAACCCATTTGGCATAAGACTCTGTCTAAATGATACCTTCCAGTAGGATCCCATTCAATATCTGTTGCCATGAAATGCTCAGTTGTCGCCATGGTTTCTTGCTCATCCACATTGTAGAATTCCAACTGCCCATTCAAACCCTTCAGTCCTGCAAGAATTATAAAGCGCCCTGAAGGTGACCAGGAAAGAGCATTTGCCTGCTTGCCTTTAAGAGTAATGAGCTTTGACACACGGCCTGTATTGTGAGCAGAACGCATCGAGTAGAAACTTATATCAGGCCTTGGATTGTCACCATGAATAATTGCAAATCTATGTCCCTTAGGTTCCCAAGCGAATGCAATGATCTTGTCATTCTTATTCTCAAGCTCTAAAACTTCAATAGGGATGTCTCGCTCTTTGATACGGAAGAGTTCAAATCCTGTGTATGtgcttttctttgtttttgtatAACGATCAACTTTAACAGCAAGATACTCCCCATTGCTTTGCCAGTACATCTTGCAATCACTAACACTGAAAAGATTCTTCTGTCTTAACTCCTCTTTACTGGGGATTTGAACAAGACTTACCTATTTGTACCACGTGAAGCATTAGTTCAACTATCAATAAGTAAAACACAGAAagcttgaaaaaataaaataaaaaataaagtgAAGCACAACTAAGCAAATACTCACCCTAGCAGGCTGGTTTCCACCGCCCAATTCAGGAACAAAAAGAGCAAGAATAGAATCAGTTGGTGACCAACTGAAGTCCATAACATTCTCAACCTTGATAGATTTTTTGTCCACAAGTGAAAAAGTTTCTGTCTCATAAACAGATATAGCACTCTTTCCCATTCTGGCAAAGTACTTATCATCTTTTCCACCACCCCATCTGCAAAGACaacaaatcaaaaatcaaTTAGAATATTGACGTCAATCAACATCAAACTGCATGCTACTAAGCACGTTAACATTACTTGAACACAGGCCAGGACACGCCTGAAACACCTCCAGAACCTCCTATTGCAAAATCATCAGGAGTGCCCTTGAAATCTCTCATGACTTTTCCAGTTCTCACATCAAAAATGTCTATGACAACCCTCTGTATGACAAGAAGATCTTAGACATAGCAACAGGGAAAGAACTAATTATAACAAAGTGATGAATCACACATCCAAATAAACTCACGTTTGTATCACGGGGATTGGTTGCTTCATGGCTGCTGTATGTCACCAAATATTTCTCACCAGGGGAAAAATCAATTAGTCTAACCTGCAGTTCGTAATTGCAGCTAAATagttataaataataaaactaaaacaaatgAGAAGCTACAAATATTTGAAACCAGATAATCAATAGCAACCTGTGGATGAGCATATCGCATTAGTCGTTTGAACTCATTGGTAGCACCTCCCCAAACTGCAGCACCCTGTCTGTGAACAGTTGCCAAATAAGTCCCCATGGGTGACCATTGCACAAAGCTTTCAGTCCAATACTGCAAGCAGATACAAACTTTCACTATCCATATGACGGTATAAAACAGATCAAATCACATAGTAGGGAAAGACAAAGAAAGAGTAAAACTGGATTTTGGCATTTAGCATATACTCACTGAACGCTTGTAAACAAAATCAGGTTTCAATTGCCGTGCATCATTCCAATAAACTTCAGTATCATTGAAAGCACGGATGACAAACTGATCCCGTCCTTTTACATCAGTGAGCCAATTTTGAAGATTCTcctgtaaaaaaaaatcatgtatACAGAATATTAGATACAAAACCTTGAGCATATGTCGCATCTTATTACTCATCTAAAACATTGTCACTTCTCTCCCTCACATAGACAGAAAGGGAGTATAAAAACCGAGGGTAAACAGAAAGAATAAAAGAAGAATGTTCATATCATACAAGTAATTTATCCAGATCATTGAATATGCCTATAATAGTCCATCTATTTGATATTTCATGTACATTCCAACTTGTTCAGAACTAATAACGTTTATACCGTCATTTTGATGTAACATGTGAAGATACAATAAACTAGCAATAAAGTTTCATTACTTTTATGCATCATAAGAAATAATAATGCAGGTGACAAGATAAAGATCTCCACgcaaatatattttcaaaactcaatcaagctgaaagaagcacacgcaGCGCCATAAGTACTTCTACGATCTATAAACCACACGACATCGGGACAGTGACAGCGACACGACAACATAAGAGAATAGAGTATAATCATAATTACCCCTGGAGTATATGGAGTCGTTGCCGGAGGAGCCCACTGATCAGGAACATTCATAAACCGATCGAAATCGTCAAACATGCTCACAGCGAAAATGTGCGACCTGTCCAGCTTGTATCCATGCGTCTTCTCCTTGGCAAGCTCAGCTTCCTAAGAACATATCGCATACATCAACCTATCGAAATGCACTGCTTTGAGATCGACAATGTACATCATTTCAACGGCACAGAGATACATTACCTGAGGAGTATTGAACTCGATGAAGCAGTAGCCCATCGTCATCTGCGTTTCGGGCTCCAGAGGCATCCAGAAGCCATCTTCCTTGATCACACCAAGCTGGCTATAGATTTTGCGAATCACATTCTCAAGCTTGCCAAACTTCGATTCCGGCACCACCGGGAGGTTATCGACGACGATAATGTTGCCGAGCCCGCCCTCCATCTCGGAATCCATATCGTTGCCGATATCCTCATCGTCACTGCACACAAAACCAGTTCGTCAAAACGCAATTCAACTATTCCGGCGGGGAGGAGATTTGAATTATGCTCCGGcgttaggttttttttttttttaccttggGATGCCGAAGGTCTCTCCGGGAGGGAGATGGATGGAGTCGAGGTCCAGCGACGATAGATCGATTCCGAGACGCGCCGCCGTGGCTTCTATATCGTTCATCAGCATAACGTCCGCCATGATTCTCTTtcctcagagagagagaggcgccGCCGCGTTTTATAGTTGCAGAGAGAACAGAGATAAAAGAGTGTGCGAGTTTTAGGGTTTCAGAGTGAGGCGGTCAGCTTTTTCTCTGTTCGAGTTTCGGGTCGGTTTATTTTAGACCCAGTTTTTAGTTTGCTCCACCCGTCCTCACTGTAAGGGTTCAACGGTCATTTCATTCAACGATTTTCCGCCCAAATTTATCATATATATCGAGCAAAAAGATCTTGTGAGACACTTAATTTGTCACTTATTCAATCGATATTTTAATTCGGTTTGAAAATAGACATCATTTGCTTGCCAACCAGATAtgttttcttcaatttcttgCACGGAAGAGCCATTAAATTGATTGGTAATGATCCTGGTCTAATGCGaatgaatttattttttaaaggtGCAAATGAATTTTTAGGCTAACGCAAATTCTATAATATCAGCTTTGTTGTCTAACACAAATGGATTTCAAGACTTGGTAAAGAATCATGGGAATGAGCTGGGCAATTTGATCCTAGTCCATGTACTAACTAGGCttttcttattattattattcacGTACAATTTTTACCCCAAACATATTCTCATTTTCCCCCCAAATAGACTCCATTCTCTTTGGCTATCCATATGCAATGATCTCCATCACATTGGTCGAACCACTCTTAATCAGCTATAAATGCATCAAAACGCACACTCTTGTCCAAATACCATAAATTACGTAAAATGAATGATGAGGAAGTTTTCTAAAGGATTGATTGAAGATCCATCATTTGGACTAGTATAAGCAGTAAAGGCCTGAAGGCAAGCCCAAATCTGACCCGGCCCAGAAACAGGGTAACAGGTGGTGGAACTTCCGGGTATCCACGTTACCATCATCAATCTGATAAAAGCTGCATGAAAAAATGTGGttaattgcatgcaatttGCAAGAGGCTGCTGCAAGGCTGCAACTGTGTCACTGCCATCCTTACAACGCGTGTCATATGTTCAAATGGTCCTTTGATAATTATCTATCCCTCGCCCCGATATATATGGGTTCTATTTGgttttatatatatctacTGCCAAGGATTTTATCATTTTATGTATGTTTCAGATAATGAATTAAAATCcaaaccctagctagctagaagaACATGCCCTGCGAAACCACTAAACCATAGAAGCAGAGGTGATGAATTTAACTGGTTTGCTGATAGCTTCCAAGTAGCATGTATGATATCGACTCGAGCTAATTAAGTAGCTAGCTCAGGTAAAATTTGCAGATGCACTGGTTGATATATTGATTCTCGGTTGTGGATTTATCaatttctttgtttgtttcttaGAGATTTAATCACCTTTGTTATCATTCTGATATTGGGTTTCTTGTTTTAATCAGTTATTCGATCTGGTATTTGTTTTGGGGTGGTATATTTATAGTATTGCAGCATGCTGGATGATAACTAGCTTTGAATAGTTCTTAGTTTCGTTATCTATTTGATGATGAGTTTTGAAAGAACTCAGCAATGAATTTGTTTGCTATTTATGTATAGAATGGGAGACCCAAGTGAGGAGTGTGAGATTGAAGAAGATAGTTACTACTCTGAGTACTCTCCCCAAGTAGAGAATAGTGGCAAGGTGAGTTGGATATTTAACAAGGGATGGGGGATTGGAAAGAAGCTTTTAATAACTGGTGCAGTCATTTCTTCTGCTCCTTTTGTTCTCCCACCGCTTGTGGTTACGTCGGCAATAGCATTTGCTTGTTGGGTTCCTTGCGGGGTTGTGGTGGCGAGTTATGCTTGTTCGGAGAAGATTATGAGTAAGTTGCTCCCTTATGGTAGTAATGAGGATGAAGAGTTTGAGGATGCGGAAGAGGGTGTAAAGGGGGAGGATAGTGAGTATTTGGATATGGATGATGAAAAGCCTCTGATGGAGGGGATTAATGGGGTGAAAATGGAAGGGTCGGCATATGAGTACGATGATGATGTCCTGCTAGATGAGAAGGCAATCAGTGATGGGGTGGATCTCTTGGTGTTTAATGTAATTGAGGGTGAGGATGAGTTTGGAGTCTCGCCAACTGAAGTGACTAGTATAGAAGTGGAAGGAAATGTGGGTCTAGAACATGTAAGTGACCtattggaggaggaggaattgGTGAAAGAGACGAGAGGATTGCTTGAGAAAATTAAGAATGAAGGCAGTGCTGATGATGGAATGGAAATGGGCATTCACATAGATGGCACTGCAGGATCACGAAGCTATACCAATATTGTGGGTGATGAGGTGGACATATACGTGTCTGATGTAATTGAGGGTGAGGGGGAGATTATTATTGAAGAAAGTGAGGAGAATGAAATAGTAAATCACTTCATGGGGGATGATGAATTGGTGAAAGGAACGAGGGGATTGCTAGAAAGAATTAGGGATGCAGGCAGTGCTGATGATGCATTGGCAATGACAGGGCCTTACGCAGGAGAAATTGGACGAGGTGAGGAGGAGAGAGATGAGATAATTGAGAGTAATTTCGATGAGACAAAGAGGGCTGTTGACAGCAAAATCAATGATGATAATGTTGGCTTGGAGAATCCTACTCAAACCACGGAAGCGGGGCTGCCAAAAGAAAGTGTGAGCagtgaagaaaagaaacatgtGACAGATGAAAATGTCATTTCTGAAGATTGGGGAAGTGTATCGGAAAGCAATAATGCTGACAACACTTTTGGAGTAGAGATGAGAATGGGAGAAATCAGGATTGTTGACAACACTTCAGTGGCAGAAAAGTCTATTCTAGAAATCAGTGGTGAATTAAGGGTACTGAGCACAGTTGTGGAAGAGACACATGCTCCTGAGAAGACCAAAGAGACGAGGCGGAAAGCAAAGAAAGCGAAGAATAACATCAGGCAAGTAAAATTTCCGTTGATTAGAGAGAAGGAAAATATAGTTTCCACGAATGCAGATGCAAGAGAGATTGCTGATGAAAGTGGCCTTTATGTGTTTGATGAGAAGAATGCACCAGGTCAGTAAAACACATACTTCTGATTACATtgctttcatatatgaagGTGTACATGTAATCATTTCAGTAGTTTCATGTTCTGTAAATTGTTGTTCGTAGGACAATTTGTTTCCCAGGCAGTATTTTGACCTGACATATATGCAATTTTCAGGTCATGTGGGTGGAGAAGGTGCTGACTTTGCAGAGCTCCCAATTTCAAGCAGGGTCGCTGAATCTACTGATGCCAAAATGTCTTCTCAGAAGGACGACATCCATTCCAATGGTGTAAGAAATTTGATCTATGTTATTCTAATATAGTgatattaattatttaattctaCATATCTGGTTTAATACTTTTAAATATCTTGAAACTGATGTTATGAGTTGCTCTGGCATTGTTAGAGAAAATGCCCCGGACAGGGTAAATAGTCAAAATTTCCTTTGAATTTCTGTATGCAATGCCTCTTTCAGAACAATTTCTCACATGCTTGTTAATTCGTGTGAAGTTTGTGTTTTTATGTATCGTATAGACAACTGTGCTTTCCATCTAATATCACGATGAGACCAAGACAGAATGTTAGTGTCCTGATGCTGATACCATTATGCCATATGTATTTGTATAGCTGGGAGTAAGCTGTTCAATATGCGGGTTTTTTAATCGTTCACCTCAATTAGAAACGTGATCAATTGCGGTGTTGAAGTAGTGTAGGTCAAAATATATTGCATATTTCACTGCTTGTCTATTGGTTATAATATGGATAGAACCAAAAAAGttgtcaaaactcaaaacagTATTAGTCATAATTGAAAATTTTGTCCG contains:
- the LOC126797559 gene encoding protein PELOTA 1, whose protein sequence is MKIVHRDFVPGGAGKVKMVPVDSDDLWFAYNLIARGDSVIAVTVRKVLREAATGGRDAERVKLKLEIKVEEDPDYDKVGSVLRIRGKNILENEHVKIGAYHTLELELHRPFVLKKDVWDSLALHVLNQACDPAASADLAVVIMQEGLAHILLVGRSMTTTRSRIETSIPRKHGPSVAGYEKALNKFFENVLQAFLKYVDFSVVRCAVIASPGFTKDQFHRHLLLEAERKQLRPIIENKSRIILVHTTSGYKHSLREVLDAPNVMNMIKDTKAAQEVRALQDFFSMLSNEPHRACYGPKHVEVAHEQMAVQTLLITDELFRNADVVTRQKYVNLVNSVKDSGGNVHIFSSMHVSGEQLAQITGIAAVLRFPLPDLDDIEM
- the LOC126796667 gene encoding eukaryotic translation initiation factor 3 subunit B-like yields the protein MADVMLMNDIEATAARLGIDLSSLDLDSIHLPPGETFGIPSDDEDIGNDMDSEMEGGLGNIIVVDNLPVVPESKFGKLENVIRKIYSQLGVIKEDGFWMPLEPETQMTMGYCFIEFNTPQEAELAKEKTHGYKLDRSHIFAVSMFDDFDRFMNVPDQWAPPATTPYTPGENLQNWLTDVKGRDQFVIRAFNDTEVYWNDARQLKPDFVYKRSYWTESFVQWSPMGTYLATVHRQGAAVWGGATNEFKRLMRYAHPQVRLIDFSPGEKYLVTYSSHEATNPRDTNRVVIDIFDVRTGKVMRDFKGTPDDFAIGGSGGVSGVSWPVFKWGGGKDDKYFARMGKSAISVYETETFSLVDKKSIKVENVMDFSWSPTDSILALFVPELGGGNQPARVSLVQIPSKEELRQKNLFSVSDCKMYWQSNGEYLAVKVDRYTKTKKSTYTGFELFRIKERDIPIEVLELENKNDKIIAFAWEPKGHRFAIIHGDNPRPDISFYSMRSAHNTGRVSKLITLKGKQANALSWSPSGRFIILAGLKGLNGQLEFYNVDEQETMATTEHFMATDIEWDPTGRYVATAVTSVHEMENGYIIWTFNGKLLYRVLRDHFLQFLWRPRPASFLTPEQEEEIAKNLKKYSKRYELEDNDVEKQLSEQERAKRRELKEEWDKWVAEWKRLYEEEQLERQRLRDGEVSDEEEEYEAREVEVEEVVSTQEEVIIE